A stretch of the Mycobacterium shigaense genome encodes the following:
- the eccCa gene encoding type VII secretion protein EccCa: MSRLIFEARRRLPVPVTRKGSIGIEAPPELPRVIPPSLLRRALPVIIVVLIVGMIIALVATGIRLISPQTLFFPFVLLLAATAFFRGNDNKTRAEEVDAERADYLRYLSTIRDNVRAQAAAQRAAAEWSHPEPAALAVIPGSRRQWERDPQDLDFLVVRAGLRTVALETTLRVHDTADEIDLEPLSHSALRSLLDTQRTLRDTPSGIDLARVSRITVLGDPEEVRAALRSWIAQAVTWHDPTVLGIAVATPDLDTPEWSWLKWLPHVDVPDEFDGVGPARYLSTRPEELEALIGPTLADRPAFGSASPDALRHLVVIVDDPGFDLDGSPLATGRAGVTIVHRSTAPPHREQYADPERPILRVAGGVIDRWQNGDWQRYFDSADRLSTDAAAHVARQLSRWDSNPTHSGLQSSASRGATFSTLLGIPDASRLDVPTLWAPRHRDDELRVPIGVTANGDPLIFDLKDEAEGGMGPHGLMIGMTGSGKSQTLMSILLSLLTTHSADRLIVIYADFKGEAGADIFRNFPQVVAVISNLAEKKSLADRFADTLRGEVARREVILRDAGRRVQGSAFNSVTEYENAQASGAPGAADLPPIPTLFVVADEFTLMLADHPEYAELFDYVARKGRSFRIHILFASQTLDVGKIKDIDKNTSYRIGLKVASPSVSRQIIGVDDAYHIESGKDHKGVGFLLPAPGATPIKFRSTYVDGIYDPPRQAKTLVVHAGPEAKVFTASRVEPDLTTVITTNGHEEPDVPARKLVTTIGDQLARFGPRAPELWLPPLDDVIPLGALLSRTTLQPGEWQWPLGEIDKPFEMRRDPLVFDALSSAANLVIHGGAKSGKSTSLQTFILSAASLHSPREVSFYVLDYGGGQLRALEELAHVGSVASPLEPERIRRTFGELEQLLRSRQQQELSRDRQRANDEFGRVFLVIDNLYAFSRDNTDQFNTRNPLLAKVTELVNVGLAYGIHVVITTPSWLEVPLAMRDGLGLRLELKLHDSRDSNVRLPGALHRPADAVPADQPGRGLTPAAEHFLFAAPELDQVAAINARHPGVAAPPVRLLPTNLAPAAVRPLYRGADRIVVGQREEDLAAVELDFAENPLLLVLGDTKSGKTTLLRHIIRTIRDNSTPDQVAFTVLDRRLHLVDEPLFPDNEYTANIDRVIPVILGLSSLIEKRRPPAGLSAAQLAAWSFEGHTHYLIIDDVDQIPDAPLQTGPYIGQRTWTPLIGLLSQAGDLGLRVIVTARASGAAHALLTSPLLRRFSDLQATTLLLSGNPVDGGKIRGQRFDRLPAGRGILLGDTDAPTYVQLVNPLVDESVGVDGL; the protein is encoded by the coding sequence ATGAGCCGTTTGATCTTCGAGGCCCGCCGGCGGCTGCCGGTGCCGGTCACCCGTAAGGGCAGCATCGGCATCGAAGCGCCGCCGGAATTACCCCGGGTGATTCCGCCGTCGCTGCTGCGGCGGGCGCTGCCGGTGATCATCGTGGTCCTGATCGTCGGCATGATCATCGCACTAGTGGCCACCGGCATTCGGCTCATCTCTCCGCAGACGCTGTTCTTCCCTTTCGTGTTGTTGCTGGCGGCCACGGCCTTCTTCCGCGGGAACGACAACAAGACGCGCGCCGAAGAAGTCGACGCCGAGCGGGCTGACTACTTGCGGTACCTGTCGACGATCCGGGACAACGTCCGGGCCCAGGCCGCTGCGCAACGCGCCGCCGCCGAATGGTCACACCCCGAGCCGGCGGCGCTGGCCGTCATACCCGGGTCGCGTCGACAATGGGAACGCGACCCGCAAGACCTTGATTTCCTGGTCGTGCGCGCCGGCTTGCGGACGGTAGCGCTGGAGACGACGCTGAGGGTCCACGACACCGCCGACGAGATTGACCTGGAACCTTTGTCGCACAGCGCATTACGCAGCCTGCTGGATACTCAGCGCACGCTTCGCGACACGCCGAGCGGCATCGATCTGGCCAGGGTTTCACGGATCACGGTGCTTGGTGATCCCGAGGAGGTACGCGCGGCGTTGCGTTCCTGGATCGCCCAAGCGGTGACGTGGCACGACCCGACCGTCCTGGGCATCGCAGTGGCCACCCCCGATCTCGACACGCCGGAATGGTCATGGCTGAAGTGGTTGCCGCACGTCGACGTGCCGGACGAGTTCGACGGTGTCGGCCCGGCCCGTTACCTGTCCACCAGGCCCGAGGAGCTCGAGGCCCTGATTGGACCGACGCTGGCCGACCGCCCGGCATTCGGCAGTGCGTCGCCTGACGCGTTGCGGCACTTGGTGGTCATCGTCGACGATCCGGGTTTCGACCTTGATGGTTCGCCCCTGGCGACGGGCCGGGCCGGAGTCACCATCGTGCACCGATCGACCGCCCCGCCACATCGCGAACAGTATGCAGATCCCGAACGGCCGATCCTGCGCGTCGCCGGCGGGGTGATCGATCGTTGGCAGAACGGGGACTGGCAGCGCTATTTCGACAGCGCCGACCGCCTGAGCACCGATGCCGCCGCCCACGTCGCGCGTCAACTGTCTCGTTGGGACTCCAATCCCACCCACAGTGGTCTGCAGTCGTCCGCCTCCCGAGGTGCGACTTTCAGCACGCTGCTGGGAATACCGGATGCGTCCCGGCTTGATGTCCCGACGCTGTGGGCACCGCGGCACCGCGACGATGAGTTGCGGGTTCCGATCGGCGTGACCGCGAACGGCGACCCCCTGATCTTCGACCTCAAGGACGAGGCGGAGGGCGGCATGGGGCCGCACGGCCTGATGATCGGTATGACCGGGTCGGGCAAGTCGCAGACCCTGATGTCGATTCTGTTGTCGCTGTTGACGACTCACTCCGCTGACCGGCTGATCGTGATCTATGCGGACTTCAAGGGTGAGGCCGGGGCCGACATCTTCCGTAATTTCCCGCAGGTCGTCGCGGTGATCTCGAACCTGGCCGAGAAGAAGTCGCTGGCCGACCGGTTCGCCGACACCCTGCGCGGCGAGGTAGCACGCCGGGAAGTGATCCTGCGGGACGCCGGTCGCCGCGTCCAGGGCAGCGCGTTCAACTCGGTTACCGAGTACGAAAACGCTCAGGCATCCGGCGCGCCGGGCGCCGCAGATCTCCCGCCGATCCCGACGCTGTTCGTGGTCGCCGACGAGTTCACCCTGATGCTGGCCGACCACCCGGAGTATGCCGAGCTTTTCGACTACGTCGCACGTAAGGGCCGGTCGTTCCGCATCCACATCCTATTCGCGTCGCAGACGCTGGACGTGGGCAAGATCAAGGACATCGACAAGAACACCTCCTACCGAATCGGGTTGAAGGTGGCGAGCCCTTCGGTATCACGCCAGATCATCGGCGTGGACGACGCCTACCACATCGAATCCGGCAAGGACCACAAGGGCGTGGGCTTCCTGTTGCCGGCCCCTGGCGCCACGCCGATCAAATTCCGCAGTACTTACGTCGACGGCATCTACGATCCGCCGCGTCAAGCGAAAACGCTTGTGGTGCATGCGGGTCCCGAAGCGAAGGTGTTCACCGCCAGCCGGGTGGAGCCGGATCTGACCACGGTGATCACGACCAACGGCCACGAAGAACCGGATGTACCGGCGCGAAAGTTGGTCACCACCATCGGCGATCAGCTCGCGCGCTTTGGCCCGCGCGCACCGGAACTCTGGCTGCCACCGCTCGACGACGTGATCCCCCTCGGCGCGCTGCTGTCCCGCACGACGTTGCAGCCGGGGGAGTGGCAGTGGCCGCTGGGCGAAATCGACAAACCATTCGAGATGCGCCGCGACCCGCTGGTGTTTGATGCACTGTCGTCGGCCGCTAACCTGGTGATCCATGGTGGGGCAAAGTCCGGGAAATCGACTTCCCTGCAGACGTTTATCTTGTCGGCAGCAAGCCTGCACTCGCCCCGCGAGGTGAGTTTCTACGTCCTCGACTACGGCGGCGGACAGCTGCGGGCGTTGGAGGAGCTGGCGCACGTCGGCAGCGTGGCCTCGCCGCTGGAACCGGAGCGCATCCGTCGCACCTTCGGAGAGCTCGAGCAGCTGTTGCGGTCGCGTCAGCAACAGGAATTATCTCGGGACCGCCAACGCGCCAATGACGAATTCGGCCGCGTCTTCCTGGTCATCGACAACCTGTATGCCTTCAGCCGGGATAACACCGATCAATTCAACACGCGCAATCCCTTATTGGCCAAGGTGACCGAACTTGTCAACGTCGGACTTGCCTACGGTATCCACGTGGTCATCACCACTCCCAGCTGGCTGGAGGTGCCGCTGGCCATGCGCGACGGCCTTGGGCTGCGACTGGAGCTGAAGTTGCACGACTCGCGTGACAGCAATGTCCGGCTGCCGGGCGCGCTGCATCGTCCCGCCGATGCGGTGCCCGCCGACCAACCGGGGCGTGGGTTGACGCCGGCTGCCGAGCACTTCCTCTTCGCGGCACCCGAATTGGACCAGGTTGCCGCCATCAATGCACGCCATCCCGGCGTCGCGGCGCCGCCGGTGCGGTTGCTTCCCACCAACCTGGCGCCGGCCGCGGTCCGCCCGCTGTATCGGGGCGCCGACCGAATCGTGGTCGGCCAGCGCGAAGAAGACTTGGCCGCAGTCGAACTCGATTTCGCCGAGAACCCGTTGCTATTGGTCCTGGGCGATACGAAATCCGGCAAGACCACCCTGCTGCGGCACATCATCCGTACCATTCGAGACAACTCCACGCCGGACCAGGTCGCGTTCACCGTGCTGGACCGCCGGTTGCATCTCGTCGACGAGCCGCTGTTTCCCGACAACGAGTACACCGCCAACATCGACCGGGTGATCCCGGTGATCCTCGGGCTGTCCTCGCTCATCGAGAAGAGGCGACCTCCGGCAGGGCTCTCGGCGGCCCAGCTGGCCGCCTGGTCGTTCGAAGGCCACACGCACTACTTGATCATCGACGACGTCGACCAAATACCGGATGCTCCGCTGCAGACGGGTCCGTATATCGGGCAGCGGACGTGGACCCCGCTGATCGGGCTGCTATCGCAGGCCGGCGACCTTGGACTGCGGGTCATCGTCACTGCCCGCGCATCTGGAGCCGCCCACGCCCTGCTGACCAGCCCGTTACTGCGCCGGTTCAGCGACCTGCAGGCAACCACATTGCTGTTGTCGGGCAACCCAGTCGACGGCGGCAAGATTCGTGGTCAGCGCTTCGATCGGTTGCCTGCCGGCCGGGGAATCCTGCTCGGCGACACCGACGCCCCGACTTACGTGCAGTTGGTCAACCCGCTAGTCGACGAAAGTGTTGGCGTTGATGGGCTATGA
- the eccD gene encoding type VII secretion integral membrane protein EccD, protein MSSAVVPIVRVAVLADSRLTEIALPAELPLREILPAVKRLAIPAVSEDETGDGSSGTEPATPALLSLAPVGGAPFSLDASLGTVGVVDGDLLTLQPVPAGPAAPGIVEDIADAAVIFSTSRLRPWGPAHIQRAALAAIVGLVWVATGLGVTHRAVTGTAAGLFAVGVIAVLTALAGLVIRAPRGGAVLSATALVPIAAALALVVPGRFGPAQVTLAAAGVTAWSLISLLLRRREASSFVGFFTATTVLGAGVLLAAGAESLWRLPLLTLGAGLILVALLITVEAPQLSALWARFPLPAIPAPGDPTPSAPSLRVLEDLPRRVRISDAHQTGFIAGAVLLSVIGSVAIALRPETLSAWGWYVVAATAAAAALRARIWDSAAAKAWLLAQPYLITVVLAVVYTSTGRYLAGLIAAVVAAVLVAAWVVAALNPTIASPESYSLPVRRLLGFVASGIDASLIPVIAYLVGLFSLVLNR, encoded by the coding sequence ATGTCGAGTGCCGTGGTGCCTATTGTGCGGGTCGCCGTCCTCGCGGACAGTAGGCTGACCGAGATAGCGTTGCCCGCGGAGTTGCCGCTCCGCGAAATCCTGCCAGCGGTAAAGCGCTTGGCGATTCCTGCGGTATCCGAGGACGAGACCGGTGACGGCAGTAGTGGCACCGAGCCGGCAACACCGGCTCTGCTCAGCCTCGCTCCGGTCGGCGGCGCCCCGTTCAGCCTGGATGCGAGTCTGGGGACGGTCGGAGTCGTGGACGGTGATTTGTTGACCTTGCAGCCGGTCCCCGCCGGACCGGCCGCGCCCGGCATCGTGGAGGACATCGCAGACGCGGCGGTGATCTTCTCGACATCACGGCTGAGGCCGTGGGGGCCCGCCCATATCCAACGTGCCGCGCTGGCGGCAATCGTCGGGTTGGTCTGGGTGGCAACCGGACTGGGCGTTACCCACCGGGCCGTCACGGGTACGGCGGCCGGGCTGTTCGCCGTCGGCGTCATCGCCGTTCTCACGGCGTTGGCGGGCCTGGTGATACGAGCGCCTCGAGGCGGCGCGGTGTTGTCGGCGACCGCACTGGTGCCCATCGCGGCGGCGCTGGCGTTGGTGGTCCCGGGCAGGTTCGGACCGGCGCAGGTGACGCTGGCCGCCGCGGGAGTGACCGCATGGTCGCTCATCAGTCTGCTTCTTCGGCGCCGCGAAGCCAGCAGCTTCGTCGGATTCTTCACCGCGACGACGGTGCTGGGCGCAGGTGTGCTGTTGGCTGCCGGTGCGGAATCGTTGTGGCGGCTACCGCTGCTGACCCTCGGCGCGGGACTGATCCTGGTGGCGTTACTGATCACCGTCGAGGCACCGCAATTGTCCGCGCTGTGGGCGCGTTTCCCGTTGCCGGCCATCCCGGCGCCCGGGGATCCCACGCCGTCCGCGCCGTCATTGCGGGTGCTTGAAGACCTGCCGCGGCGGGTGCGGATCAGCGACGCCCATCAAACGGGATTCATCGCCGGGGCCGTACTGCTCAGTGTGATCGGCTCCGTCGCGATCGCTTTGCGGCCCGAAACGCTGTCCGCCTGGGGCTGGTACGTGGTGGCCGCCACCGCGGCCGCGGCCGCGCTGCGTGCCCGGATTTGGGACTCCGCCGCCGCCAAGGCGTGGTTGCTTGCCCAGCCTTACTTGATCACCGTGGTGCTTGCGGTCGTCTACACCTCGACCGGGCGGTACCTGGCCGGGCTGATCGCCGCGGTGGTGGCGGCGGTATTGGTAGCGGCATGGGTAGTGGCGGCTCTGAACCCGACAATCGCGTCCCCTGAGAGCTACTCGCTGCCGGTGCGGAGGCTGCTGGGATTCGTCGCGTCGGGAATCGATGCGTCGCTGATCCCGGTGATCGCTTACCTGGTCGGCCTCTTCAGTTTGGTGCTTAATCGATGA
- the mycP gene encoding type VII secretion-associated serine protease mycosin, protein MSWVLARRCGCLAVAFVTAVWASPSALAINRPEVDPGAAPPNGAPGPVQPTEKIGECITTGILAGTDFGAVTPGQQSLDLPAAWRFSRGDGQLVAVLDTGVRPGPRLPGVQPGGDYVESTDGLTDCDGRGTAVAGLIAGQPGPDGFAGIAPAARLVSLRVTSARFSARTGGGDPTVTRASGDIAALGRAIVHAADLGARVITVSAATCLPADRNIDQSALGAAIRYAAVTKDAVIVAAAGNNGSVGTSSGTACDSNPLTDLGRPGDPRNWAGVTSVSVPSWWQPYVLSVASLAPDEQPSKFTAAGPWVGIAAPGENIVSVSNRDDGGLANGLPNQNHQLVPLLGTGYAAGYAAGVAALVRAKYPELTAAQVIQRIAATAHNAARAPSNVVGAGAIDPLAALTWELPASTNHETWPVKQVATPPPPTPDNPLPRTVAFAGTAALTVAVVVAAAIAARRRKEPNL, encoded by the coding sequence ATGAGCTGGGTCCTCGCCCGGCGATGTGGTTGCCTCGCAGTGGCTTTCGTTACTGCGGTGTGGGCCTCTCCATCCGCCCTCGCGATCAATCGCCCCGAGGTCGACCCGGGCGCGGCGCCACCGAACGGTGCCCCGGGTCCGGTGCAGCCGACGGAGAAAATCGGCGAGTGCATCACTACCGGAATCCTCGCCGGAACCGATTTCGGTGCGGTGACGCCCGGCCAGCAGTCGCTGGATCTTCCCGCGGCGTGGAGGTTTTCGCGTGGCGACGGCCAACTGGTCGCGGTGCTGGACACCGGGGTCCGGCCGGGGCCACGGCTGCCTGGCGTGCAACCCGGCGGCGACTACGTCGAATCGACCGATGGCCTCACCGACTGCGACGGGCGCGGAACGGCGGTCGCCGGTCTCATCGCCGGCCAGCCCGGCCCTGACGGCTTCGCCGGGATAGCGCCCGCGGCGCGTCTGGTGTCGTTGCGAGTCACCTCCGCCAGGTTCTCGGCTCGAACCGGGGGCGGCGATCCGACCGTGACGCGGGCGTCCGGCGACATCGCCGCGCTGGGCCGAGCGATTGTGCACGCTGCCGACCTCGGCGCCCGGGTGATCACCGTCTCGGCGGCCACCTGCTTGCCCGCCGACCGGAACATCGACCAATCTGCGCTGGGTGCCGCGATCCGGTACGCGGCGGTGACCAAGGACGCCGTCATCGTCGCTGCCGCAGGGAACAACGGTTCCGTCGGCACCTCCAGCGGAACGGCCTGCGACTCAAATCCGCTCACCGACCTGGGTCGTCCCGGCGATCCGCGCAACTGGGCAGGCGTGACATCGGTGTCGGTGCCTTCTTGGTGGCAGCCTTATGTGTTGTCGGTGGCGTCGCTGGCGCCGGACGAGCAGCCGTCGAAATTCACGGCGGCCGGTCCCTGGGTGGGTATCGCCGCGCCCGGTGAGAACATCGTCTCGGTGAGCAACCGAGACGATGGCGGATTGGCCAACGGCCTGCCGAACCAAAACCACCAACTGGTACCCCTGCTCGGCACCGGTTACGCGGCCGGGTACGCGGCGGGCGTCGCGGCGCTGGTCCGCGCCAAGTATCCGGAATTGACTGCCGCCCAGGTGATCCAGCGCATTGCCGCCACCGCACACAATGCGGCGCGCGCGCCGTCCAACGTCGTGGGCGCCGGAGCCATCGACCCGTTGGCTGCCCTGACCTGGGAGTTGCCCGCCTCCACCAACCACGAGACCTGGCCGGTGAAGCAGGTCGCAACCCCACCGCCACCGACGCCGGACAACCCGTTACCGCGGACCGTAGCGTTCGCCGGAACCGCGGCCCTGACCGTGGCAGTTGTGGTTGCCGCCGCGATTGCCGCACGCCGACGGAAGGAACCCAACCTATGA
- the eccE gene encoding type VII secretion protein EccE, producing MSARASLSPPTGRITLVSLAAAAAAVAFPWHSGRERWVLGVGIAVVVLLLARWHGLPVTTILRRRLALLRPERPVRQTNGSGIDARTTALLRVASSGSAPDVLPLTLIAGYAERYGLRADAVRVTSLDSVSESGLRQRETWIGLTLSAADNLAALQARSPRIPLKDTAEAAARRLADHLRESGWTAVLAESGEVPALYPESAREAWSAVLLGNSDYIAGYGVKVDAALPETLAAIWAYPAAEVWTALEVAGAGDRQTLAVAAAFRTDTPPAAGGPLPGLTSQSGDQRAALMALDPLSNHRLGGHVARPESLLLEGLDWPTTSRLHLTPAQPTVA from the coding sequence ATGAGCGCTCGCGCATCGCTGTCGCCGCCCACCGGGCGGATCACCTTGGTGTCGTTGGCTGCCGCTGCCGCGGCTGTCGCCTTCCCGTGGCATTCCGGGCGCGAGCGCTGGGTGCTCGGTGTCGGCATCGCCGTAGTGGTCTTGTTGCTGGCCCGGTGGCACGGACTGCCCGTCACGACAATCCTGCGCCGCCGGCTGGCGCTGTTGCGCCCTGAGCGCCCCGTGCGGCAGACCAACGGATCCGGCATCGATGCCCGAACCACCGCACTGTTGCGCGTCGCCTCGTCGGGATCGGCTCCCGACGTCCTGCCGCTGACGCTGATCGCGGGCTATGCGGAACGGTACGGCCTGCGTGCGGATGCCGTTCGGGTCACCAGCCTCGACAGCGTGTCCGAAAGCGGGTTGCGTCAACGGGAGACCTGGATCGGTCTGACGTTGTCGGCCGCGGACAATCTGGCCGCCCTGCAAGCCCGTTCGCCGCGAATTCCGCTGAAAGACACCGCCGAGGCCGCGGCGCGCCGGCTCGCCGATCACCTCCGCGAGAGCGGCTGGACCGCCGTCCTTGCCGAGTCCGGCGAAGTTCCGGCGCTCTATCCGGAATCCGCTCGCGAAGCCTGGAGCGCGGTCCTGCTCGGCAACTCGGATTACATCGCGGGATACGGGGTCAAGGTCGACGCGGCGCTGCCGGAGACCCTCGCGGCCATCTGGGCGTATCCGGCGGCGGAAGTCTGGACCGCCCTGGAGGTCGCCGGTGCCGGTGATCGTCAGACGCTGGCCGTCGCAGCTGCGTTCCGCACCGATACGCCCCCCGCGGCGGGCGGACCACTACCCGGGCTGACCTCGCAATCCGGTGACCAGCGTGCGGCGCTGATGGCGCTGGACCCGCTGTCGAACCACCGGCTAGGTGGTCACGTCGCCCGTCCCGAATCCCTGCTGCTGGAAGGCCTGGACTGGCCGACCACCAGCCGACTGCACCTCACGCCGGCGCAGCCCACGGTGGCCTGA
- a CDS encoding arylsulfatase yields MVTEFNGKIELDIRDSVPDWGPYAAPTAPENSPNILYLVWDDTGIATWDCFGGLVEMPAMTRIADRGVRLSQFHTTALCSPTRASLLTGRNATTVGMATIEEFTEGFPNLNGRIPFETALLSEVLAEQGYNTYAIGKWHLTPLEESNLAGTKRHWPTSRGFERFYGFLGGETDQWYPDLVYDNHPINPPGTPEDGYHLSKDLADKAIEFIRDAKVIAPDKPWFSYVCPGAGHAPHHVFKEWADKYAGKFDMGYEKYREIVLERQKSLGIVPVDTELSPVNPYLDVKGPNGEPWPLQDTVRPWDSLNDEEKRLFSRFAEVFAGFLSYTDAQIGRILDYLEESGQLDNTIIVVISDNGASGEGGPNGSVNEGKFFNGYIDTVEESMKLFDHLGGPQTYNHYPIGWAMAFNTPYKLYKRYASHEGGIADTAIISWPNGIAAHGEIRDNYVNVADITPTVYDLLDLTPPATVKGIAQKPLDGVSFKAALADPAADTGKLTQFYTMLGTRGIWHQGWFANTVHAATPAGWSHFESDRWELFHIEADRSQCHDLAVEYPDKLAELQALWFSEAAKYNGLPLSDLSIFETIGRSRPYLTGERSSYLYYPGGADVGVGAAAEIRGRSFSLLAEVTVDTTGAEGVLFKQGGAHGGHVLFIQDGRLHYVYNFLGERLQEVASSGAIPLGRSLFGATYTRTGTLPNSHTPLGELTLFVDDEVVGTLADVITHPGTFGLAGAGITVGRNGGSAVSTRYKAPFTFTGGTIAQVTVDLSGRPYLDVKTETALAFSRD; encoded by the coding sequence ATAGTGACCGAGTTCAACGGCAAGATCGAGTTAGACATTCGCGATTCGGTGCCCGATTGGGGGCCGTATGCGGCTCCGACCGCACCCGAGAACTCGCCGAACATCCTTTATCTGGTGTGGGACGACACGGGCATCGCAACGTGGGATTGCTTCGGCGGTCTGGTGGAGATGCCCGCGATGACGCGCATCGCCGACCGGGGGGTGCGATTGTCGCAGTTTCATACCACCGCCTTGTGCTCCCCGACCCGGGCCTCACTACTGACTGGTCGCAATGCGACGACGGTGGGCATGGCGACGATCGAGGAGTTCACCGAGGGCTTTCCGAACTTGAACGGACGGATTCCGTTCGAGACGGCATTGCTTTCAGAAGTACTCGCCGAACAGGGCTACAACACCTATGCGATCGGCAAGTGGCACCTCACGCCTCTTGAAGAGTCCAATCTGGCGGGCACCAAGCGGCACTGGCCGACGTCGCGCGGCTTCGAACGCTTCTACGGCTTTCTGGGCGGCGAAACCGATCAGTGGTATCCGGATCTGGTGTACGACAACCACCCGATCAACCCGCCCGGCACGCCCGAGGACGGCTACCACCTGTCGAAGGACCTTGCGGACAAGGCAATCGAATTCATCCGCGACGCCAAGGTGATCGCGCCGGATAAGCCCTGGTTCAGTTACGTGTGCCCCGGCGCCGGACACGCCCCGCATCACGTCTTCAAAGAATGGGCCGACAAGTACGCGGGCAAGTTCGATATGGGCTACGAGAAATACCGCGAGATCGTGCTGGAACGGCAGAAGTCGCTGGGCATCGTGCCGGTCGACACCGAATTGTCGCCGGTGAACCCGTATCTGGATGTCAAGGGGCCCAACGGCGAACCGTGGCCGCTGCAGGACACGGTGCGGCCGTGGGACTCGCTCAACGACGAAGAGAAGCGGCTGTTCAGCCGTTTTGCCGAGGTGTTCGCCGGTTTCCTCAGCTACACCGACGCCCAGATCGGCCGGATCCTGGACTATCTCGAGGAGTCCGGTCAGCTGGACAACACGATCATCGTGGTGATCTCCGACAACGGCGCCAGCGGTGAGGGTGGCCCGAACGGGTCGGTCAACGAGGGCAAGTTCTTCAACGGCTACATCGACACCGTCGAAGAGAGCATGAAGCTGTTCGACCACCTCGGCGGGCCGCAGACCTACAATCATTACCCGATCGGGTGGGCGATGGCGTTCAACACGCCCTACAAGCTCTACAAGCGCTACGCCTCGCACGAGGGTGGTATCGCTGACACGGCAATCATTTCCTGGCCCAATGGTATTGCGGCGCACGGGGAGATCCGCGACAACTACGTCAACGTCGCTGACATCACTCCGACCGTGTATGACCTGCTGGATCTGACGCCCCCAGCGACCGTGAAAGGCATCGCGCAGAAGCCGCTGGATGGGGTGAGTTTCAAAGCGGCCCTTGCTGATCCAGCAGCAGACACTGGAAAGCTGACCCAGTTCTACACCATGTTGGGCACCCGGGGGATCTGGCATCAGGGCTGGTTCGCCAACACCGTGCATGCGGCAACGCCGGCCGGATGGTCCCATTTCGAATCCGATCGTTGGGAACTGTTCCACATCGAGGCCGACCGCAGTCAATGCCATGACCTGGCCGTTGAGTATCCGGACAAGCTCGCCGAGCTGCAGGCGTTGTGGTTCTCAGAGGCGGCCAAGTACAACGGCCTGCCGCTGTCGGATCTGAGCATTTTCGAAACGATCGGGCGCTCACGGCCATACCTGACGGGAGAGCGGTCGAGCTACCTCTACTATCCGGGTGGCGCCGATGTCGGGGTAGGTGCGGCGGCCGAAATTCGCGGCCGGTCGTTTTCCTTGCTGGCCGAGGTCACCGTCGACACCACCGGCGCCGAGGGGGTGTTGTTCAAGCAGGGCGGCGCGCACGGCGGCCATGTGCTGTTCATCCAGGACGGGCGTTTGCACTACGTGTACAACTTCCTCGGCGAGCGCCTGCAGGAGGTCGCCTCCTCCGGCGCGATCCCGTTGGGCAGGAGTCTCTTCGGCGCCACCTATACGCGGACGGGGACCCTCCCTAACAGCCATACCCCGCTCGGTGAGCTCACGCTGTTCGTCGACGACGAGGTTGTCGGCACCCTCGCCGACGTGATCACCCACCCTGGGACATTTGGTCTGGCGGGCGCCGGCATCACTGTGGGCCGCAACGGCGGTTCGGCGGTATCCACCCGCTACAAGGCACCGTTCACGTTCACCGGTGGCACCATTGCCCAGGTCACCGTCGACCTGTCAGGCCGACCCTACCTCGACGTGAAAACCGAGACTGCTCTTGCCTTCTCGCGCGACTGA